A single Trueperaceae bacterium DNA region contains:
- a CDS encoding dihydrofolate reductase family protein, with amino-acid sequence MRTVYYVASSLDGYIAAPHEDLDWLMQFDALPGGDYPEFIAEVGALAMGSSTYMWILERHVLPGAPKPMSWPYSQPAWVFTTRELPVPTGADVRFARGAVAPVHAAMVTAAGGKDVWIVGGGELAGQFHDAGLLDEILVTYAPVALGAGAPLLPRLIATPPMTLLASGSYGGAMVQARYALPRPAAG; translated from the coding sequence ATGAGAACCGTCTACTACGTCGCCAGCAGCCTGGACGGCTACATCGCCGCCCCCCACGAGGACCTCGACTGGCTCATGCAGTTCGATGCCCTCCCGGGCGGCGACTACCCCGAGTTCATCGCGGAGGTGGGCGCCCTCGCCATGGGCTCGAGCACCTACATGTGGATCCTCGAGCGGCACGTCCTGCCTGGCGCGCCCAAGCCCATGTCGTGGCCGTACTCGCAACCGGCGTGGGTGTTCACGACGCGCGAGCTGCCGGTCCCGACCGGCGCCGACGTGCGCTTCGCGCGTGGCGCGGTGGCGCCGGTCCACGCTGCCATGGTGACGGCGGCGGGCGGGAAGGACGTGTGGATCGTCGGGGGCGGCGAGCTCGCGGGGCAGTTCCACGACGCGGGCCTCCTCGACGAGATACTGGTGACGTACGCGCCGGTCGCGCTGGGGGCCGGCGCGCCGCTCCTGCCGCGCCTCATCGCGACGCCGCCCATGACGCTGCTCGCCTCCGGGTCCTACGGTGGGGCGATGGTGCAGGCGCGCTACGCGCTGCCCCGACCCGCCGCCGGTTAG